From Carya illinoinensis cultivar Pawnee chromosome 5, C.illinoinensisPawnee_v1, whole genome shotgun sequence, one genomic window encodes:
- the LOC122310447 gene encoding uncharacterized protein LOC122310447: MVQTLVQVLNVEARVVELINVETKQWNQDLVLCVLGAEVAEIVFKIPISVIGARDRLMWLEIKDGQFIVRSAYHKQKELVDLQKGQSSHHALWPKNWTYYWKLHIPNATKVFMWRACLESLLTSLNLYKKKIVDSPLCPICGREEESTTHALWSCPSAMDVWSQGPKVFQKSSNSANCFKDLVEQFNATSSQNLLALISMITKGIWQRRNNSLFKNSFIHPTQVGRQAVASLENYKATQPSSKNMTQQV, translated from the coding sequence ATGGTCCAAACTCTTGTCCAGGTTTTGAATGTAGAAGCTCGAGTTGTTGAATTGATTAATGTGGAGACTAAACAATGGAATCAAGATTTGGTATTATGTGTTCTTGGTGCTGAGGTAGCTGAAATTGTCTTTAAAATTCCTATAAGTGTTATTGGGGCCAGAGATAGACTGATGTGGTTAGAAATAAAGGATGGCCAGTTTATAGTGAGAAGTGCTTATCATAAACAGAAGGAGCTAGTGGATTTGCAGAAGGGTCAGTCCTCTCATCATGCACTATGGCCTAAGAATTGGACCTACTATTGGAAACTTCATATTCCAAATGCTACTAAAGTTTTCATGTGGAGAGCTTGCCTTGAGTCACTCCTTACTAGTTTGAATCTatataagaagaaaattgttGATTCCCCTTTGTGTCCTATATGTGGTAGGGAGGAAGAGTCAACCACCCATGCCTTATGGAGTTGTCCATCAGCTATGGATGTGTGGAGCCAAGGTCctaaagtttttcaaaaaagttCTAATAGTGCAAATTGCTTTAAAGACTTGGTGGAACAGTTTAATGCTACTTCCAGCCAGAACTTGTTGGCTTTAATTTCTATGATAACCAAAGGCATATGGCAGAGAAGGAACAACTCGCTCTTTAAGAATTCCTTTATACATCCCACCCAGGTTGGAAGGCAGGCAGTCGCCTCCTTGGAAAACTATAAGGCTACACAACCTAGCTCAAAGAATATGACCCAGCAGGTTTAA